From the genome of Apodemus sylvaticus chromosome 3, mApoSyl1.1, whole genome shotgun sequence, one region includes:
- the Tal1 gene encoding T-cell acute lymphocytic leukemia protein 1 isoform X1, with product MAGHTRMTERPPSEAARSDPQLEGQDAAEARMAPPHLVLLNGVAKETSRAAPAEPPVIELGVRSGTGGGPAGGGGAARDLKGRDAVAAEARHRVPTTELCRPPGPAPAPAPASAPAELPGDGRMVQLSPPALAAPAGPGRALLYSLSQPLASLGSGFFGEPDAFPMFTNNNRVKRRPSPYEMEITDGPHTKVVRRIFTNSRERWRQQNVNGAFAELRKLIPTHPPDKKLSKNEILRLAMKYINFLAKLLNDQEEEGTQRSKPGKEPVVGAGGGGAGSGIPPEDLLQDVLSPNSSCGSSLDGAASPDSYIEEPTPKHTPRSLHPALLPAADGAGPR from the exons ATGGCGGGGCACACGAG GATGACGGAGCGGCCGCCGAGCGAGGCGGCACGCAGTGACCCGCAACTAGAGGGACAGGACGCGGCCGAGGCCCGCATGGCCCCCCCGCACCTAGTCCTGCTCAACGGCGTCGCCAAGGAGACGAGCCGCGCAGCCCCGGCTGAGCCCCCAGTCATCGAGCTAGGCGTGCGCAGCGGCACGGGGGGCGGCCCTGCCGGTGGGGGCGGTGCCGCGAGGGACTTAAAGGGCCGCGACGCAGTAGCAGCCGAAGCTCGCCATCGGGTGCCCACCACCGAGCTGTGCAGACCTCCCGGACCCGCCCCGGCGCCCGCGCCCGCCTCGGCTCCTGCAGAGCTGCCTGGAGACGGCCGCATGGTGCAGCTGAGCCCGCCCGCGCTGGCAGCCCCCGCCGGCCCCGGCCGAGCGCTGCTCTACAGCCTTAGCCAGCCGCTCGCCTCACTAGGCAG TGGGTTCTTCGGGGAACCGGATGCCTTCCCCATGTTCACCAACAACAACCGGGTGAAGAGGAGGCCCTCCCCATATGAGATGGAGATTACTGATG GTCCTCACACCAAAGTAGTCCGGCGCATCTTCACCAACAGCCGGGAACGATGGCGGCAGCAGAATGTGAATGGGGCGTTTGCTGAGCTCCGAAAGCtgatccccacccacccaccagacAAGAAACTAAGCAAAAATGAGATCCTCCGCCTCGCCATGAAGTACATCAATTTCCTGGCCAAGTTGCTCAATGACCAGGAGGAGGAAGGCACCCAGCGATCCAAGCCTGGCAAGGAACCTGTGGTGggagctggtgggggtggggcagggagtggCATACCCCCTGAAGACCTTCTACAGGATGTGCTTTCCCCCAACTCCAGCTGTGGCAGCTCTCTGGATGGGGCAGCCAGCCCGGACAGTTACATAGAGGAGCCAACACCCAAGCACACTCCCCGCAGCCTCCATCCTGCCCTGCTGCCTGCCGCTGATGGGGCTGGCCCCCGGTGA
- the Tal1 gene encoding T-cell acute lymphocytic leukemia protein 1 isoform X2, with product MTERPPSEAARSDPQLEGQDAAEARMAPPHLVLLNGVAKETSRAAPAEPPVIELGVRSGTGGGPAGGGGAARDLKGRDAVAAEARHRVPTTELCRPPGPAPAPAPASAPAELPGDGRMVQLSPPALAAPAGPGRALLYSLSQPLASLGSGFFGEPDAFPMFTNNNRVKRRPSPYEMEITDGPHTKVVRRIFTNSRERWRQQNVNGAFAELRKLIPTHPPDKKLSKNEILRLAMKYINFLAKLLNDQEEEGTQRSKPGKEPVVGAGGGGAGSGIPPEDLLQDVLSPNSSCGSSLDGAASPDSYIEEPTPKHTPRSLHPALLPAADGAGPR from the exons ATGACGGAGCGGCCGCCGAGCGAGGCGGCACGCAGTGACCCGCAACTAGAGGGACAGGACGCGGCCGAGGCCCGCATGGCCCCCCCGCACCTAGTCCTGCTCAACGGCGTCGCCAAGGAGACGAGCCGCGCAGCCCCGGCTGAGCCCCCAGTCATCGAGCTAGGCGTGCGCAGCGGCACGGGGGGCGGCCCTGCCGGTGGGGGCGGTGCCGCGAGGGACTTAAAGGGCCGCGACGCAGTAGCAGCCGAAGCTCGCCATCGGGTGCCCACCACCGAGCTGTGCAGACCTCCCGGACCCGCCCCGGCGCCCGCGCCCGCCTCGGCTCCTGCAGAGCTGCCTGGAGACGGCCGCATGGTGCAGCTGAGCCCGCCCGCGCTGGCAGCCCCCGCCGGCCCCGGCCGAGCGCTGCTCTACAGCCTTAGCCAGCCGCTCGCCTCACTAGGCAG TGGGTTCTTCGGGGAACCGGATGCCTTCCCCATGTTCACCAACAACAACCGGGTGAAGAGGAGGCCCTCCCCATATGAGATGGAGATTACTGATG GTCCTCACACCAAAGTAGTCCGGCGCATCTTCACCAACAGCCGGGAACGATGGCGGCAGCAGAATGTGAATGGGGCGTTTGCTGAGCTCCGAAAGCtgatccccacccacccaccagacAAGAAACTAAGCAAAAATGAGATCCTCCGCCTCGCCATGAAGTACATCAATTTCCTGGCCAAGTTGCTCAATGACCAGGAGGAGGAAGGCACCCAGCGATCCAAGCCTGGCAAGGAACCTGTGGTGggagctggtgggggtggggcagggagtggCATACCCCCTGAAGACCTTCTACAGGATGTGCTTTCCCCCAACTCCAGCTGTGGCAGCTCTCTGGATGGGGCAGCCAGCCCGGACAGTTACATAGAGGAGCCAACACCCAAGCACACTCCCCGCAGCCTCCATCCTGCCCTGCTGCCTGCCGCTGATGGGGCTGGCCCCCGGTGA